The sequence ATCGTGGAGTGGTTTTTGGGATGGGCTTTGGAATCTTGGGCGTTGCTTTGATTTTTTTATTTGATTTGTTTGTACTTAAAAATGGTTTTTGTGGCCATATTTGTCCTATCGGAGCGACATTCTCTTTGATTGGAAAATTTTCTTTGTTGCGTATTAAGCATAATGCTTCAAATTGCACAAAATGTATGGAGTGCATTAAGATCTGCCCAGAGCCTCAGGTGCTTGATATGATTGGCAAAGAATCTGTTCAAGTCAAACAGATGGCTTGCTTGAGATGTGGAAGATGTGTTGAGGTGTGTCAGGATGATGCGCTTAAATTTAGTTTATTAGGAGAGAAAAAATGAAAATGATGAATTTGTTTGTAGTAGGGGGATTATTGGTAAGTTTTGCCTTTGGTGCTAAGAGTATCAGTGAAGATGAGATTGGGTTGAGAAGAACCCCATTGCAAAGTGAAGACAAAACAAAACTCCAAGACTTTAAATATGGTGATAAAGCGCCAGGAGAAAGTCAAGTTTTTGAAAGAGCTTATGAAAATGCTCCACCGATGATTCCTCACGATGTGGAAGGATTGACAGATTTTACTCAAGATAGCAATATGTGTTTGGATTGCCATTCTCCAGAGGTTGCTGCAGATGTGGGTGCGACACCTGTTCCAAAGTCGCATACTTATGATTTGCGACATCAGCAAGCCGTGCAAGATGGAGTGGCTGATAGTCGATGGAATTGCACACAATGTCATGCTCCACAAGCTGATCTTAAGCCTGCGGTTCAAAATAACTTCAAGCCTATCTATCGCTCAAAAGAGAGTAAAAAATCATCTAACCTTCTTGATGTGATCAATGAGGGGGTTCAGTAAAAGAATCTTTGCAAGATCTCAGATCTTGCAAATGATGCCCTATCTGACTTCAGAGCTTTCTGCAATCTGTTCTTCTTGTGTCACGCATTCTTGTTTGGATTCTTGCCCTGAGAATATTATCGTCTTAACTCCTGATGGTTTTCCAACTCTTCATTTTGAGGAGAGTGGATGTATTTTTTGCCAAAAGTGTGTTCAGGCTTGCTATCAGAGTAATGGAGAGCATGGGGGATTTGATCTATCAAAAGAAGAAGTAAATATGAGGGCAGAGATTGATCCAAATGGATGCCTTGCGTGGAATAAATCAATCTGCTTATCTTGCAAAGATATATGTCCGTGCAAGATTGAATTTATGGGGATGTTTTATCCTGAAATTGTGAGTTGTAATGGATGTGGCTTATGTTTATCAAGATGCCCCACAGAAGCAATCAGAATCAAACCATATCAAAAGGAAGAAAAATGAATATTTCAAGTGCAATCGTATATGCCAAAGAGGGGGTGATACAAGCCAAACAAGAGATTGAAAAAATCAAAGGATGTGAAGTGCATCTAATGGATGAGGGGAAAAGGGTGCTTATCATAAGTATTGAGGCAGAAAATATCGAAAAAGAAATGGAGATTTTGAATACAGTCGGTGCTTTGCCTAGTGTTTTGGAAGCCCATCTGCACTATAGCTATAGTGAGGAAGAGCTAGAAAAGGCAAGAGAGAATATTTCAGGTGAAATTTCTCCGATATTAGATGATGAAACGCCAGTTGAAGAGGTGCGATACAGTGGAAGTGTGTATAACCAAATGCACAACGAAACAAAGTAATCAACTATAAATCTCCTCTTTAAAGAGCTTTGATACAATCCCCGCCCATTTAAATAGAGGAAATTAAAGAGGAGTAGAAAATGAAACATGTTTTACTTTTGAATGGAGCAAAGGTATTTGGATCTTCTGGGGGGAAACTCAATACAGCCCTTCATCAACTTGCTAATGAGATTCTCACTCAGCTTGGCTATGAGGTTGAGCAAACTTGTATTGATCAGGGATATACCATCCAAGAAGAAGTGGAGAAAATCTTAAGAGCTGATGTATTGCTCTATCAAATGCCCGCTTGGTGGATGGGTGAGCCTTGGATTGTGAAAAAATATATTGATGAGGTTTTTTTGGGGTTATATGGAAAACTTTTCAGTGGAGATGGACGAAGTCGAGAGGATGAGAGCAAAAAATATGGCACAGGAGGAGGGAGTCATGGGAAAAAGTATCTTTTCTCCACGACTTGGAATGCCCCACTTGAGGCCTTTGTGGAGAAAAATCAGTTTTTTGAGGGGAGGGGAGTGGATGGTGCATTGTTTTCTCTTCATAAAACGCATCAATTTATAGGAATGCAGGCTTTGGAAAGCTTTGCTTGCTATGATGTGGTCAAAAATCCCAAAATCGAACAATATCAAGCTGATTATGCTTTTCATCTCAAAAAAATCTTTAGCTCCAATCAATAAAGCTTGCATTAAAGGTGTAAGTCAAGTCTGTGCTTTAGAGCTAGGTTAGCTTGGCACGATAGAGTTTTTGCGTGCAGTTTTTTGGAGGGAGAAGAGTAAGAGAATCATCACAAGGGCATAGAGGAGCAGGAGGAAGTTTTCTAGGGGATTATAAGAGGCACTTGAAGCCAAAAGACTGCTTACTCCAAAAATACTTTTAGATGAGATGAGCGTCATACTTAGAGTGATGCTAGAAAAAAATAAGATCCTACTCCATTTCCAAAAAAGACTACAAACCCCAAGAAGATAAACTAGTCCTATCATTTTGCTTTGTGTGATAAGTGGGGTATTAAATAAAGCCACAAAAGTATTTTTGGAGTGATTGTTAATAAAAGCTTGGAGATTTGTCCCATATCTGCAAGCAAACAGAAGGATTCCAAAGCACCCAATCACAACAATCACCCAAGAGATGATTTTGAGTAAATCAGTGTGGTGGTCTGAGGTATGGCGATAAAACCATAGTTGAATATACTCAATGGTGTTTTTGAGACTTTCTCTTTTGTTGATTTCTAGCATTTGTGCCGAATCGTTTTGCTTGATGCGAGGAATATATAGCTCTTGTTTTTTATTGGCTCTTTCGTTGTTGATCATATCTTGCTTTGCAATTTGATCAAACTCTCTTGCTTCTTTTTCTAGATTTTTGATTTTTCTCCTGTATTTGAGCTCAAGCTCTTTTGCGTATAGTTCAAGTTTGTGCCATTTTTGAGATTCTAGACTATTTGATTGGGCATTGAGTGTTTCTTTGATGACGCGAAAAGAATCTCTTAGATTGATTGTGTGCTGGATTTGCAGATAAGTTGTTCCTCTACCCTGAAAATCATTTTCTTCACCTCTTTCTTCTTGTGCTTTTTCTTGAATATTTGTTTTAAGAACTTGAAGGGTTAGATGTGAAATATCTACTCCTGTGAAATGGACTAGTTTTGAATCTTTAAAAACACACATTGAAAAACTTGGGGGTTGCATAAAGGTTGCAAAGTAGAAATTAACAGTGTCTAAAAATTGTGAATTGTAAAACAAAGCTTCAGCCATAAAGGAAGAGCGATGGAAACGAATAGCTCCAAAAAATTGAGTCGATGAAAAATCCGCCTTTTGGAAAAAGATAGAATGAGAAAAATCTAAAAATGTTTTACTCTCAAGTGTCATTGCAGAGATAGTGAAATCTTTATTGAACCTGCAATTTGCAAAACCTATACTCTTTCTTACCAAAAGATATCGAAGCCAAACTTCTCTATCAAAATAGGAATTCTTAAAATCGAGTGCTTTAATGAAGTTTCCACTAATCTCTACTTTGTTTTGAAAAAATGTGTTGAAGTCTATAGACTGATTGCAAGCATTTGTCCCAAAAAATGATGAGTAAAAAGCGTGATGGTATTCTTTGACTGCATTTGTGTCTAAATCGCTTGGAATGGTTTTAGAGACTATCCCCCTAAAGTGTATAGAAGTCCAAAAGTTGTAACTATTTAAGCCAAGATAAAGATTTTCTTTTGTGATTATTAAAAAGTCAAAATTGTCATCGAATTTTTCTATATGTTTATAGATTTTTTCAGTGCAGAGATAATCCAAATAGATAGAGTGTCTTAGTTCTTCATCAAAAGGATGACTTGAGGGGGAAGTATAGTAATTGATGAGTATAGGTAGAGGGGTAGGAGATTCAAATTGGACTATTTCAATAGTGAGAATAATGCTATTTCTTTTGTTTTTAAGCCCTTCTCTCTGTGTATCACCAATAGATTTTATTATGGAGAGTTTTTCTGTTTGCATTAGATGTATTCTTCGCATTTTTGGCTTATGCAAGCCTCAACAAAGTGTTTTCCAAAGTCTGTAAGTCTAAATTCCATAAAACGCTTAAGTCCTATTTGTTCTGGGACTTTGTGAGAAAACGCTCCACTACCTTGTTCTATAATTCTTTCACTATAAATAGATTCTTGTTGTTTATATTCCCAACATCCACTCAAATTGAGATTATGTAAGTGGTCGTTATATATCCATAAGTTCTCTTGAAAATCAAGTTTCTCTCTTGGAAATTCATCAAGAAGAGTTTGTTCGTTGATAAAACGATTTTGTTGTTTATCTAAATCCATTTTTGTGTGAAGGCGATACTTTTGTTTTTTGAGCAATACTAGCATCACCGCCTCATCTTTGGAGAGTTGTTCTAAGATTTTAGGGAATGCAGGACTTAGGAATTTTTGCTTAGTTTTATCAATAGAGCTTTTGAGGATATTAAAAAACATTTCCCCTAGCAAGGTTTCATCAGGATTGATTGCCAATCCTGCAAGTGTGGGGAGCAAGATATTGGGTTGAGCTTCTTGTACATTTTTCTCATCGACTTCATTCTCAATTCTTTTGCACCATTTCTTAAATCTCACACCATACGCTCCACATAAAGTAAATGGAGCTAAAATAAGATTTGCAGTTTTTGCCACATCTTCTAGTCTCTTTCCAACTTCCTTCAAAGCTGGTTGAAAGGCATCACGATAAACCTCATTTGCATCAAATTTAATATCAATGTTGAAACCCATTTATAATCCTTTCATCGCTTCTAAAATCCAAGGCAAAACAGTGATCTCTGCCCGATAATCTTAATTTTTGCATTTTTCTCAATCTCTAAGTTTGTAATCTTTTTAATCTTTAGGCTGGCAACTTAGAGTTTGAATGAATTTGCTATCTTATTCATTCCTCAAAACTTCCAATAAATTGACTTGTGAAGCTTTGTGGGCCGGATAGAAAGATGACAAGCATACAATGATTAGTGATCCAATGGCGATCATTACCCCATCTATCCAAGAAAAATCAAGCGGGAGTTTAGTCGTCCCATATACATCTGCAGGAAGCGAGATGATAGGAAAATGTGCAAGAAACTCCATCACCCCAAACCCTAAGCCAAATCCCAAAATGATCCCACCCACGCCCAAAGTCATTCCAATGCCAAAAAAAGCTTTTTTGATCTCTGCTTTGCTTGCCCCCATACTAAGAAGCAGGGCGATCTCTTTGCGTCTATTCATTACTACCATTAAGAGAGAACTGATGATATTGAGCGATGCCATCAAAATAATCAAAAGCAAAACAATAAAAAGTGCGCGTTTCTCTAACTCCATCGCCGAGAAAAGATTGCCATTTTGATGCCACCATCCCTCTACAAAAAACCGATTTTTGAAATTTTGAGCCAAAAAGCTGGAGAGGTCTTTGTAGTCTTTCATGGGATTAGATGAGTTGATATGGATGCCATCATAGAGGTTAGGCTGGATTCCTTTGATTTTGGCTAAGGATTCTAGAGAAGTGTAGCTATATCCACGATCATAGGCTCTAATCCCTGAGTGAAAAAACCCTTTGACTTCAAAGCGTTTCATCGTGGGAGAGAAGCTCAAAGCACTTGGAGAAAGATCAGTAAAAAAGAGCACGACTTTTTGGGCTTTTTGGATTCCATAAGAGGTATAGAAATCCTCACCCATCACGAGAGAAAAGGAGTCTATTTCTTTGCCTTCAAGAGTGCTTTGCAAAATCGGATTGACTTGTCCTTCCAAAACAGAATCAATCCCAAAAATCACGGTTGGAAAGATTCCATATTCAGTTTTGATCATTGCATAAGATTGTAGATATGGGCTGAAGTTGAGGTGAGGAAATTCGATTTGGAGGCGATAGAGGAGATCTTGAGGGATCGCGTTTTTGCCGAGAGTTTTGATATTGAGTGGTGCATTCATGATAAAAATCTTTTCTTGAAGCTCTTTGGAGATCCCATTCATAATCGCCATCGCCACACATAGGACCATCACACCAATAGCGATTCCTAAAAAGGCGATAAGGCTTGTGATAAAGATAAAAGGCTGAGTTTTGTCAAACTTGAGATATTTGGGAAGAAGGAGAGAGGAGAGGCTCATTGAGCTTTCCTAGCGAGTAGTCCTTTTTTTGGCCCACTTTTTCCGTGGCATTGTTTGTATTTTTTTCCACTTCCGCAAGGGCAAAGTTCATTTCTTGCAATCTTGACGCCAAATTTATTTTCATGGTGAGAGGAGGTGAGGTTTTGAGAAAATTCATCTTCTAGATTCTGTAAAGCTTGCTTGTTGGCCTCTTCTTGGTGGGCTTGTAGTTTGATGAGATGGAGGGTTTTGATCGTTTCTGTCTTAATAGAGTTGCGAAGTTCTAAGAAAAGGTTGTAGCTTTCTTTTTTGTATTCTACAAGAGGGTCTTTTTGGTTGTAGCCTCTAAGGCCGATTCCTGTTTTGAGGTTGTCCATCATATAAAGATGCTCTCTCCAAGTACTATCAAGGACTTGGAGATAAATGATACGCTCAATTTCACTTCTTTGATTGAGCTCAAGAGTTTGCATTTTTTCTTCATAACTAGCATTGAGGGTATCGATGATTTTGGCTTGAAGCTCTTCATAGTCTAGATTCTCAAGTCCTTCGATTTTGATTCCAAAGCTTTCTTGGAATTGCACTTGAAGTTTGGGGATATCATAATTTTGATAGTGAATTTCTGGCGTTATATCTAGTTGGAGTAAGAGGTTTTCAACTACAGCTTGACGATCTTCTTTGATTTTGGAATCAATGTCAAAATCTTGATTTAGAAGTTGATTTCTGAGGCGATAGACTGCCTTTCTTTGTTCGTTGGCAACATCATCATATTCCAAAAGATGCTTTCTTGATTCAAAATGCAATCCTTCTACTTTCTTTTGTGCATTTTCAACAGAGCGTGTAACAAGAGAAGATTCGATGTGCTCTCCATCTTTAAGCCCTAATTTTTCCATAATGCCTTTGATTTTGTCGCTTCCAAAGATTCGCAAAAGATTATCTTCAAGGCTAAGATAAAATTGACTCACTCCAGGATCCCCCTGCCGTCCGCTTCTCCCTCTGAGCTGATTGTCAATCCTACGACTTTCATGTCGTTCTGTCCCGATGATATAAAGCCCTCCTAGTTCTTTGATCTCGTCAGTCAGCTTGATATCAACTCCTCGTCCTGCCATATTTGTCGCGATTGTAACTGCTCCCTTATTTCCCGCATCTTTGATGATTTCGGCTTCTTTTGTGTGCTGTTTGGCGTTCAATACAGTGTGAGGGATTCGTTCTTTTTTGAGGAGTTCGTGTAGGATTTCGCTTTTTTCGATGCTTGCTGTTCCCACAAGCACAGGTTGGCCTTTTCTGTGGAGTTCTTTGATTTTTTCAATGACGGCTTGGAATTTCTCTCTTTCGCTTTTATAGATTAAGTCATTGAGATCTTTTCTTTGGATGGGGATATTGGTCGGGATGCTGACAACATCAAGATTGTAGATTTGTAAAAATTCTCCTGCTTCAGTTTGAGCAGTTCCTGTCATCCCTGCAAGCTTGTCATAAAGGCGGAAATAGTTTTGAAAAGTAATATCTGCTAGGGTTTGACTCTCTTCCTTGATCGCAACTTGTTCTTTTGCCTCTATGGCTTGATGAAGTCCTTCGCTAAAGCGTCTGCCCTCACTCAATCGGCCTGTGAATTCATCAACAATCACAACTTCATTGTTTTGCACAACATAGTCTTTGTCTTTGATGAAGAGATAATTTGCCTTGAGTGCTTGATCAAGATGGTGAGCAAGTCCAGCATTTTCGATATTGTAGAGATTATCGACTTTGAATAACTCCTCAGCTCTTTGGATGCCTTCTTCAGTCAAAAGAATGACGCGATTTTTTTCATCGATTGTGAAGTCTTGATCTTTGGTGAGCTTTTGAGCAACTTCATTGGCAATTTGATAATTTTCTAGTTTTTTGTTGGCTGGTCCTGAGATGATAAGCGGAGTTCTTGCCTCATCAATCAAAATAGAATCCACCTCATCAATGATTGCAAAGTAATGATTTTTTTGCACTTTTTGATCAAGGGAATACTTCATATTGTCACGCAAATAATCAAAGCCAAATTCATTGTTTGTCCCATAAACAATATCGCTTGCATAGACTTTGAGTCTTTCCTCTTCATTTGTAGAGGCAGTGATATAGCCGATTGAGTATCCCAAAAATTCATATAACTCTCTTAAGTCTTCTGCGTCTCTTTGAGCTAGATAATCATTGACTGTGACGACATGCACGCTTTTTCCTACCATTGCATTGAGCGCAACAGCTAGTGTCGCCACAAGAGTTTTGCCTTCACCTGTTTTCATTTCAGCAATTTTTCCATCGTGAAGCACCATTCCACCGATAAGTTGGACATCATGATGGCGTTTGTTGTAGATTCTGCGACTTGCTTCACGCGTAATGGCAAAGCTATCATTCAAAACATCTTCAAGGGAGGCTTCTTGATTTTGGACTTTTTGTTTGAGTGCTAAAAAAGCCTCTTGAAGCTCCTGATCTTGCAGGGATTGATAGTGTGATTCTAAGGCATTGATTGCATGGATTCTTTTTTTGTATTTTTTTAGGATTCTTGTGTTGCGTGTTCCAAAAATTGAACCAAAAATGGATGAAAGCATTAAATGACCCCTTGTTGTGATTATTTGGTAGTTTTATTGTCAATTTTAACACAAGCACTATAAAATATTGAAGTTTCATTGTTTGAGAGGATTGAGGAATGCAGAAGTTATTGTTTTGGATATTGAGCGTTGTGATGTGCGTGGGTCTAGATAAAAATATTACAAGCTTGAGGGCAGATTTTGTGCAATATGCGCAAAATTCTCAAGGTGAGGGCGGGGTTTATTATTCTGGATCTCTTGTGGCACTAGCTCCATATGATGCAAAATGGGAATATCAAACTCCAATCCAAAAAATTGTTTATTTAAAAAAGGGAGAACTGATCTCTTATGAACCTTTGCTTTCTCAAGTGGTCTATTTGCAAACCAATCAAAGCATCAATTTTCTCAAAATCATTCAGCGCGCAAAACAGAGTCCAAAAGATTCTGATCTTTATCTTGCTTATGTGGATGGGAAAGAATATGCTTTGATTGTCAAAAATGCAATCCCTCAGAGGTTAGAATACAATGATGAGCTTGGGAATCATATGGTGATCGAGCTTAAAAATGTGCAACTCAATCCAAAGATTCCAAGCAAAGAATTTGAATTTAATCCCCCTAAAGGCGTTGATATTATTCGGCATTAAAATATCCAACACTTTCAAAGATTTGCTAGTATTGCGGGCTTAATCTTAGTCTAGAAAGGGGTTATTTTGAATTATTCAGATACTTTTTTTTCTCTTCTTGTGCCACTTGTGGTGATAGGCCTTGTGCTCCTGAGTAAGAGAATTGTTTTGTCTCTTTTTGTGGGTATTGTTTTGGGTGGGGTGATGATGCATTATGAAAATCCAATAGAGATTTTTGATTATGTCTATCAGAAGGTTTCCTCTGTGTTTTATAGCTATAAAGGTGGGACGCTTGAAGCAAATTGGTATGGAATCTATGTATTTTTGTTTTTGATTATTTTGGGTATTTTGTCTCAAGTTGTGATTTATTCGGGGGGAGTTGGTGCGTTTGTCGCATGGGCTAGAAGAAAGGTCAGAGATACAAAGACCTCTGAATTTGTTGCTTTTTTTGCAGGGATTGTTATTTTTATTGATGACTATTTCAACGCATTGACAGTGGGGCAGATTGCCAAACCTCTTGGAGGGATGTATTCTTCAAGTCGTGAGCGTTTGGCCTATATTATCGATAGCACCTCAGCCCCTGTTTGTGTGATCGTCCCATTTTCAAGCTGGGGGGCTTATATCATTGGAATCTTACAAAGCAATCTCCCCAAAGATTCTAATCACGCGCTGTTTGTTTTACTTGAGAGTATTGGGAGTAATTTTTATGCGTGGTTTGCATTGATTGCTGTATTTTTGACAATTTTATGGCAGATCAATCTTCCCGCGATGCGTCGATATGTCAATGTTGATGTGGCAGAATCTTCCCAAGATCTCTTGCAAAGAGAATCTAAACTTTCGCTTCTACTGATTCCAATTTTTGTCTTGATTGTAGCGATTGTGTTTATGATTTTTTACACAGGGTATAAAGCAAGTAAATCTCTAGAGTTTTTTGAAATGCTTGCCAATACAGACACCGCTTTTGCCTTATTTTGTGGAGGATTGATTGCTCTTGGAGTGTCTTTTGTCCTTTCGCGAAAGGAGATTGCTGAGACAGAGTATTTTGAGATTGTTTTAAAGGGAATCAAATCAATGCTTCCTGCGATTGTGATTTTGGTCCTTGCTTGGGCGATTGCTCCAGTGATTAAGGAGGATTTGCAAACAGGTGTTTATCTTGGCAATCTAGCAAAAACTTATCTTAGTAGCCATAGCTTGGTCTTGCTCCCTGTGTTTTTATTTTTGATTTCAGCTTTTATTTCTTTTAGCACAGGGACAAGTTGGGGATGCTTTGCGATTATGATCCCAATTGCTGTGGAGTTGAGTGCCCAAAGTGGAGGAAATGCGATCATAGCGATTTCAGCAGTGCTTTCTGGTGCGGTTTATGGGGATCATACTTCGCCAATGTCAGATACAACAATTCTTTCCTCCATTGGAGCAGGGTGTTCTTTGCAGAGCCACTTTATGACCCAATTTCCTTATGCGGCAATTGTTGCGTTTTTCTCATTTGTAGCATTTTGTGTTGTTTCCTTGGGAGGAAGCACATTGCTTGCATTTGGTGTAGGAGGAGCATTGCTTGTGGTGAGTTTGTATTATCTATCAAAACGATATGGGGGCGAACTACCTATTAAAAAATAAAAATACATATTGTTTTTAAAAAAATATGAGGGATCTGTGCTTATAATTCTGTGAAAGTTTTCTTTCGCAGAATTTGCTTTAAGGATTCCTCTTGAACTTCGATCAATATCTTTCTATTCTGGTTCCATTGAGTGTTTTTGTTTTGGTTTTTTGGACTAAGCGCATTATTTTGCCTTTATGTGTGGGGATTGTATTGGGTGCTTTTGTTGTGAAATCTTCTAGCCCCCTTGAAATTCCTATCTATATCTTTGAAAAGCTTCTTTCGGTCTTTTATTATGTGGATCAGGGGAAGAGAGAGCTTAATACGCACGCAATTTATATTTTTGTTTTTTTGATGATATTGGGTATTTTGCCTCAAATGTTTTTTTACTCTGGGGGAATTGAGGCATTTGTTTCTTGGGCAAGAAAAAAGGTTAAAGATCGCCGATCTTCAGAATTTTTGATCTTTATAGCAGGGATTGTTATTTTTATCGATGATCAGTTCAATGCTCTCACTCTTGGGAGATCTGTTCGTCCATTGGGTGATGCAAGCAAGATTAGTCGTGAGCGTTTGGCCTATATTATTGATAGCACCTCAGCCCCTGTGTGTATTTTGATCCCATTATCAAGTTGGGGGGCTTATATCATTGGAATCTTAAATGGAAGTCTGCCTCAAGAAGGGTCTCAAAGTGCGCTTGTGACTTTAATCTCAAGTATAGGATTGAATTTTTATGCATGGTTTGCATTGCTTGCTGTGTTTTTAACAATCCTTTGGAGGGTCAATCTTCCTGTGATGCATTGCAATGTCAATGTTGGTATTGAGAAAATGCAAGAGGTTGCACCTTGTGGGAGAATGTCTTCTTTGATTTTTCCTATTGTTGCATTGGCATTTGGGACTTTGGCAATGATTTTTTTGACAGGATATTTGAATTCCAAATCAAGCGATATTGTGACAATCTTAAATCAAGCACAAACGGGCTTTTCGATTTTCTTTGGAGGAGTTCTTGCTCTTGTTGTGAGTTTTTTGACCTCAAAGGGGAAGATTGCAGAGGAAGATTATTATTTGATTTTTAAGCAAGGGATTAAGATCTCTCTTCCTTCTGTTGTGATTTTGATTTTGGCTTGGGCGATTGGAACAATTGTTAGAGATGATTTACAGACGGGGATTTATCTTTCTGATTTTGCAAAAGAGCTTTTGGGCAATAAAAGCTTGGTTCTTATTCCTTTGCTGTTATTTATTGCTTCAATTTTTATTGCTTTTATGACAGGGACAAGTTGGGGATGTTTTGCAGTGATGATTCCTATCGGAGTAGATCTCTCTCTTTCTCTTGGGGGAGATGTATCGTTAGCTTTGGCAGCAGTGCTATCTGGAGCAATTTTTGGGGATCATACATCTCCTATTTCAGATACAACCATTTTGTCATCTGCTGGTACAGGTTGCTCTGTCCAAAGCCATTTTATTACTCAGCTTCCTTATGCAAGCATTGCTGCATTCTCAGCTTTTGTTTCGCTTTTGGTATTGGGGATCTTTGATTCTGTTTTGCTAGCGTTTGTGGTGGGCGGAGGAATGCTTGTGGGAATTTTTTATTTTTTAAAAACCCGCTATAGTCAAGAGCTTCAAATTGTATGATTTGCAAGAATGATGGAGTTTGATTGGGAGGAGTATGGATTCTAGAGTTTTATTTTTGGAATCCAAAAAAGAATGGTTCATTACTTTGGGGGTGATAGGTATTGTTTTTGTTGCGATGCTTGGATGGCGTTTTTGGAATTTTCAGGAATATATCTCTCAAGAGAAGCAAAAGATTCAAGCAAGAGTTTTAAATCAATACTTTAAAAACGACAAATGGGTTTTGAAGCTTAAAGCGCAAAATGGAATGATCTTGTATGCGACAAGTCGTGAAGATCTTAAGAATCTTCAAAATCGCGATATTTCAATGTTTGGAAAGCCAGCCTCGTGTAGCTTTATCCAATCTCTTCAGAGCTGTTTTTTTGTTGTGTTTAGTTTTGATTTATTGCCTAAGGATTGGCGATATGGCTTTTATGATTTTGTGAGCTCACAGCATCAAGATCCAATTTTTTCTCAACTCTATCAAGCTCTCTTTTTTGCCTCTGCTTTGCCAAAAGAGTGGAGGGATTTTGCAAGTGATCTTAAGATTTCTCATCTTTTGGCTATCAGTGGTTTGCATTTGGGAATCTTGGCTTTTTTGTTTTATTGTGTGGTTTCCCCAATTTATCGCTTCTTTCAGGCAAGATACTTTACTTATCGCAATCGTTTTTTTGATGTGGGGATTTTGCTTCATCTCTTTTTATTTGGCTACTTGGTTTTGCTTGATTTTCCTCCTTCTTTTGTGAGGGCTTATGTGATGAGTTTGATGGGCTATTTATTTTTGCTTTATTACTTTCATTTGGTTAATTTTTCTTTTCTTGCATTGTGCGCAATGGTGATTCTTGCTTTATTTCCTCATTTTGTTTTCTCTCTTGGATTTTGGTTTTCTGTTTTGGGTGTGTTTTATATTTTTTTGTTTTTCAGGCACTGCTCTTTTGGGTGGATTTGCAATCTTTGGCTCAAGAGATTTGTGATTTTATGTTTATTAAACCTTGTATTATTTTTTCATATGTTGATTTGGACACATCTCTTTTTTCCTTCTTTTTCTCTTGATTCTTGGCTTGCGATTCCTTTGAGCATTCTTTTTGCTCCGTGGTTTGTGAGTGCATTGTGCTTGCATCTTCTTGGATGGGGTGGGGTATGGGATCAATTTTTGCAAATGTGTTTGCAATTCTCTTCTTTAAAAATATCAGTATCGACACCCTTGTGGTTAGCGATTATGTATGGAAGTCTAAGTTT comes from Helicobacter kayseriensis and encodes:
- a CDS encoding ComEC/Rec2 family competence protein — its product is MDSRVLFLESKKEWFITLGVIGIVFVAMLGWRFWNFQEYISQEKQKIQARVLNQYFKNDKWVLKLKAQNGMILYATSREDLKNLQNRDISMFGKPASCSFIQSLQSCFFVVFSFDLLPKDWRYGFYDFVSSQHQDPIFSQLYQALFFASALPKEWRDFASDLKISHLLAISGLHLGILAFLFYCVVSPIYRFFQARYFTYRNRFFDVGILLHLFLFGYLVLLDFPPSFVRAYVMSLMGYLFLLYYFHLVNFSFLALCAMVILALFPHFVFSLGFWFSVLGVFYIFLFFRHCSFGWICNLWLKRFVILCLLNLVLFFHMLIWTHLFFPSFSLDSWLAIPLSILFAPWFVSALCLHLLGWGGVWDQFLQMCLQFSSLKISVSTPLWLAIMYGSLSFGAIWSKRVYFVSLFVSGMFWLYLMYKIL